In Chitinophagaceae bacterium, a genomic segment contains:
- a CDS encoding heavy-metal-associated domain-containing protein, which yields MKLYSILSILIFITFMSACNSVDSNKTEQKEAVNTEIAVSEVQIEIPIEGMSCMMCVKKIEEGLKSEKGIQSVQVNLEKNNAILYYNPEETASSEITEKIEKLGYKPGSVNTL from the coding sequence ATGAAACTATACAGCATACTGTCAATTTTAATTTTCATCACGTTTATGTCTGCATGTAATAGTGTTGATAGCAATAAGACTGAGCAAAAAGAAGCAGTAAATACCGAAATTGCAGTTTCGGAAGTACAAATAGAAATTCCAATTGAAGGAATGAGTTGTATGATGTGTGTGAAAAAAATTGAAGAAGGACTGAAGTCAGAAAAAGGCATTCAATCAGTTCAGGTAAATCTGGAAAAAAACAATGCTATACTTTATTACAATCCGGAAGAAACTGCATCCTCAGAAATTACTGAAAAAATAGAAAAATTGGGATACAAGCCGGGCTCTGTAAACACTTTATAA
- the aspS gene encoding aspartate--tRNA ligase — protein sequence MYRTHNCGNLRLNNSDQNVILCGWVQGVRNLGGMTFVDLRDRYGITQLAFNLETDADLCQKARKLGREDVVRIEGVVNERSSKNADLLTGDIEIVVKTLEILNKAALPPFLIEEETDGGDELRMKYRYLDLRRPNIQQNLIFRHKVAQSVRRFLDKKDFLEIETPFLIKSTPEGARDFVVPSRMHPGQFYALPQSPQTFKQLLMVSGFDRYFQIVRCFRDEDLRADRQPEFTQIDCELSFVNQEDVLQIFEEMLKSVFKDVLSIELPSVERMDYKDALKYYGNDKPDTRFGMKIHELNELVKNKGFKIFDEAELVAGICVEGASSFSRKQIDALTEFIKRPQIGASGLVYAKIDETIKSSVDKFYSKEDLTEWKKEFNAKTGDLILVVAGDKNTTRRALSELRLKLGNELGLRKPNDFKALWVLNFPLLEWDEEAQRYYACHHPFTAPKEEHIELLEKSPEKVYANAYDLVLNGNEIAGGSIRIHNRDLQAKIFEVLGLSEEEANEKFGFLMKAFEYGAPPHGGIAFGFDRLVALMNGFENIRDMIAFPKNNAGRDVMLDSPSNIDQEQWEELKLKPKKD from the coding sequence ATGTACAGAACTCATAATTGTGGTAATTTAAGGTTAAATAATAGTGACCAAAATGTTATTCTTTGCGGTTGGGTTCAAGGGGTAAGAAATCTTGGCGGAATGACATTTGTAGACTTACGAGACAGATATGGAATTACACAATTGGCCTTTAACCTAGAAACAGATGCTGATTTGTGTCAAAAAGCCAGAAAGCTTGGTAGAGAAGATGTTGTCCGAATTGAAGGAGTTGTGAATGAAAGGAGTAGCAAAAACGCTGACTTATTGACCGGTGATATTGAAATTGTTGTAAAGACTCTTGAGATACTTAATAAAGCTGCCTTACCACCCTTTTTAATAGAAGAAGAAACGGATGGTGGGGATGAGCTGAGAATGAAATACAGATATCTGGATTTAAGAAGACCTAATATTCAGCAAAATTTAATTTTCAGGCATAAAGTAGCACAATCTGTCCGTAGATTTTTAGACAAAAAAGATTTTTTGGAAATTGAAACTCCTTTTTTAATTAAAAGTACTCCTGAAGGTGCCAGAGATTTTGTAGTACCCTCCAGAATGCATCCCGGTCAGTTTTATGCTTTACCTCAATCTCCGCAAACTTTTAAGCAACTTTTAATGGTTTCCGGTTTTGACAGGTATTTTCAAATTGTGCGTTGCTTCAGAGATGAAGATTTACGGGCAGATCGTCAGCCGGAGTTCACACAAATAGATTGCGAATTGTCTTTTGTAAATCAGGAAGATGTATTGCAAATTTTTGAAGAGATGTTAAAAAGTGTCTTTAAGGATGTATTGAGTATTGAACTACCATCCGTTGAAAGAATGGATTATAAAGATGCTTTGAAATATTACGGGAATGATAAGCCGGATACCCGCTTTGGAATGAAAATTCATGAGTTAAATGAATTGGTAAAAAATAAAGGATTTAAAATATTTGATGAAGCTGAACTGGTTGCCGGAATCTGCGTAGAAGGTGCATCATCTTTTAGCAGAAAACAAATAGATGCTCTAACGGAGTTTATTAAAAGACCCCAAATAGGAGCTTCCGGTTTGGTATATGCTAAAATAGATGAAACTATAAAATCTTCTGTAGATAAATTTTATTCAAAAGAGGATTTAACTGAATGGAAAAAAGAATTTAATGCCAAAACCGGAGATTTAATTTTGGTAGTTGCCGGAGATAAAAATACCACCCGGAGAGCATTATCAGAATTAAGATTAAAATTAGGTAATGAGCTTGGATTAAGAAAACCCAATGATTTTAAAGCTCTTTGGGTATTGAATTTCCCGCTTTTGGAATGGGACGAAGAGGCTCAAAGATATTATGCTTGTCATCACCCATTTACAGCACCAAAAGAGGAACATATTGAGTTGCTGGAAAAATCACCGGAAAAAGTATATGCAAATGCATATGATTTGGTTTTAAACGGAAATGAAATTGCAGGCGGATCAATCAGGATTCATAATCGTGATTTACAGGCAAAAATATTTGAGGTATTAGGCTTGTCAGAAGAGGAAGCTAATGAAAAATTTGGATTTCTGATGAAAGCATTTGAGTATGGAGCTCCGCCTCACGGAGGGATTGCTTTTGGTTTTGACAGATTGGTGGCGCTGATGAATGGTTTTGAAAATATCAGAGATATGATAGCTTTCCCAAAAAACAATGCCGGCAGAGATGTGATGCTGGATAGTCCATCAAATATTGATCAGGAACAATGGGAAGAGTTAAAACTTAAACCGAAAAAAGACTAA